A region of the Agromyces sp. CF514 genome:
CCCCTCACTCGGGAACCGGCCCGAGCCAGGCGTTCGCGACGGTCGAGTGCGCCGACTCGTCGTCGGACGGGTGGAAGATGCCGGCCAGCACGTCGCGGTAGAGCCGCCCGACCTCGGAGCCCGCGAAGTAGCTGGAGCCGCCCGTGACGCGCACGGCCTGGTCGACGACCTGCTTGGCGGTCTCGGTCGAGCGGATCTTGACGCCGACGAGCTTCGCGAACCACTTGGAGCCGTGGTCGACGAGTCCGTCGAGGTCGCGGGCCACGGCCAGCAGCTGCGGTTCGAGGGCGTCCTGGGCGAGCGCGGCGTCGGCGATGCGCCAGCGGATGTCGGGGTCGTGCGCGTACGGCGCGCCGTCGCGCTTCATCGAGGTGCGGCGGTGGGCGGCCGCGACCGCGAGGTCGAGCGCCCGCGCGCCGATGCCCGCGTAGACCGACGCGAGCAGCAGCTCGAAGCTCGCGAAGATGCCGAAGACGAGCGGGTCGGCGTTGGGGCCGGGGTCGAGGCGGCGCACGATGCGATCCGGCGCGGCGTACGCGCCGTCGAGCACGGTCGTGCGGCTCTGGCTCGCGCGCATGCCGAGCGTGTTCCAGTCGTCGAGGACCTTCACGTCGGGGTCCTCGCGGTCGATGAAGCCGTAGACGAGCTTCGGGGAATCGGCCGACGCCGTGTCGAGGCCCATGGTGCCGAGCCTGGTCCACGCGGGCGAGAGCGACGTGAAGATCTTGCGACCCGTGTACCGGTAGCCGCCGTCGGGCTGCGGGTCGGCCTCGGTGCGCGAGCCGAACAGCATGAGGTCGTTGCCGGCCTCGCTGATGCCGAAGCCGAACACCTCGCCCGCGCCGGCCTCGCGCTGCACGAACGCCAGCGTGTCGTCGCCCCGGTCGGCGAGGATCTTCGCGACCGCGGTCCAGACGAGGTGCATGTTCACGGCCAGCGCCGTCGCCGGTGCCGCGCCCGCGAGCCGCATCTGGCCGCGGACCGCGTCGTCGAGCCCCCATCCGAGGCCGCCGTGCGCGGTCGGCACGAGTGCGCGCAGGTAGCCGACCTGCTGGAGCTCGGCGAGGTCGTCGTCGAAGAACACGTTGTCGCGGTCGTAGCGTGCCGCGCGTTCACGGAAGCGTTCGAGCAGGTCGTCGTCGAGCAGGGTCTCGGGGGCGTCTGGCGTCGTCGCGGTCACGTCGCCAGACTACGCCCGGGGGACGAGGCCGTGGTCGGATGCCTCGGCGCCCGACGGGCCGCCGTCGCGCGCCTCATCGCCGGGATCGCCGGACACCCGCGCGTCGCCGTCGGCCGCCTCCGCCGCGGCATCCGCCCCTCGAGCGCGACCGCCGCGCACGACCCGGACGATCGCGACGACGACCATCGCGACGACGAGCGCGGCGAGCAGCCACGGGAGCAGCACCCCGAGGACCACGCCCACCCAGCCGAGGAAGAACAGCAGGGCGTTCCAGCCGGCGACGAGTCCGCCCCAGAAGCCCTCGGGGGCGGGCTCGGGCGCGACGACGACGGCGACGGTCGTGAGCCCGACCGTGAGGGTCGAGTAGGCGATGCGGTCGTCGAGTCCGTCGCGTTGCTGCACGAGCGCGTCGAGGTCGGCCTGACGCGTCGTGAGCTCGGACTCGATCGCCATGAGGTCGCCGATGTCCTCCGCCTCGGCGAGCAGGGCGGTCATGCGCCCGATCGAGGTCTCGAGGGCGCTGATGCGGGCGTCGAGGTCGTCGTGCTGCTGCGAGACGTCCGTCGCGTCCATCGTCACCGAGGTCACGTCGCCGAGCTCGCGCAGGTCGTCGAGCACGGCGTCGAGGGCGTCGGCCGGGATGCGCAGGGCGAGCGACGCGGAGGCCGACTCGGGGTCGCCGGCCGGCCCGGGGTTCTCGGTGCGCTGGTCGACACGGCCCCCGGCCTGCTGCGTGAGGCGCACCGCCTCGGCCGCGGCCTCGACGGGGTCGTCGACCGTGATGCGCACGTCGCCCGTGGTGACCACGGCGCGGTCGACGTCGATCGTGCCCGTTGCGGCGTCGGCGGCCCCCTCGGCCTCGAGCGTCACCGCGCCGTCGAGCGACTCGGCGCCGGCCGGCGCGTCCATCGGCGCCCGATCGGCGGACATCGAGCCGTTGCTCGCCGAGCAGCCGGCCAGCGCCGCGATGATCAGGGCCGCGCCCGCTCCAGCGACCATCGCGACGGTGCCGCGCGATCGTCGCCTTCCGAGCGGATGCCGGCGCTCGCCGACGCCCGTCTCGGGCTGCTCATGACGCTCGACTCCGGGGCGGTTGCTGCGCTGCGAGGCTCTCATGCGCACACCGTAGCGGCGGGCGCGATGCCGCTGTCTGGGCGCCGACTGGGAGTGCGATCACGATCGCATTGCGCTTCGCTGTGAGTCGTCGGACGACCCCAACGAACAGCGCGGCCCGTTCGTTCCGCTCAGTCGAGATCGGGGTCGCGGCCGGTGCGCTCGCCCGACTCGAGGGCCGCGATCGCCGCCAGGTCGACCTCGTCGAGCTCGAAGTCGAACACGTCGAGGTTCTCGCGCAGGCGTGCGGGCGACGACGCCTTCGGGATCGCGATGACGCCCTGCTGCATGTGCCAGCGCAGCACGACCTGCGCGGGCGATCGGTCGTGCCGGGCGGCGATGAGCGCGAGCGTCGGGTCGTCGAGCACGCGCCCGCGCGCGAGCGGCGACCACGCCTCGACGAGGACGCCGCGTGCCGCGTGATCGGCGCGGAGCTCGCGCTGCGGCAGCCACGGATGCAGCTCGACCTGGTTGACCGCCGGCGCGACGCCCGTCTCGGCGACGATGCGATCGACGTGGTGCACGTGGAAGTTCGAGACGCCGATCGAGTGCACCCGGCCCTCGGCCTGGAGCCGCACGAGCGCGCGCCAGGTGTCGACGTAGAGATCCGTCGACGGCACCGGCCAGTGGATGAGGTACAGGTCGATCGCGTCGAGGCCGAACCTCGCCATCGACGCGTCGAACGCGCGCAGCGTCGCGTCGAACCCGTTGTCGTCCTTCCAGACCTTGCTCGTGATGAAGAGGTCTTCGCGCGCGACGTCGGTCTCGCGCACCGCGCGGCCGACCTCCGCCTCGTTCGCGTAGAACGCGGCGGTGTCGAGGTGCCGGTAGCCGGCGTCGACGGCCGCGAGCGCCAGCCCCGTGGCATCCGCTGCCGGCACCTTGTAGAGTCCGAAGCCGAGCTGCGGGATGCGCGCGCCGTCGGCGAGGTCGAGGCGCGGGGCGACGGGAAGCGGTGCGTCGGTCATTCGGGGGCTCCGATCAGCTCGGTTGCAGCGGCACGGGTTCGGTGTCGGGTATGGGGCTCGCGTCGCGGCCGCGCAGGTCGGGGTGCCAGCGACGGCCGAACGTCGGCACGAGCACGCCGACGAAGGCGAACGCCGCGGCGATCCAGAACGCGCCCTGCGCGCCGTAGCCGTCGATGAAGAAGCCCGCGAGCGCCGAGCCGAGCGCCGCGCCGATGAGCTGGCCGGTTCCGACCCAGCCGTAGGCCTCGGCCGTGTCCGAGAACTTGACGCTCGACGACACGATCGAGAACAGCACGGCGAGGGCCGGCGCGATGCCGATGCCCGCGATGAAGAGCGTCGCCGAGAGCCACCAGAAGTCCATGACGAACGCGGCGAGCGCCATGCCCGCGAACACGATGAACATGCGCCG
Encoded here:
- a CDS encoding DUF4349 domain-containing protein, whose product is MRASQRSNRPGVERHEQPETGVGERRHPLGRRRSRGTVAMVAGAGAALIIAALAGCSASNGSMSADRAPMDAPAGAESLDGAVTLEAEGAADAATGTIDVDRAVVTTGDVRITVDDPVEAAAEAVRLTQQAGGRVDQRTENPGPAGDPESASASLALRIPADALDAVLDDLRELGDVTSVTMDATDVSQQHDDLDARISALETSIGRMTALLAEAEDIGDLMAIESELTTRQADLDALVQQRDGLDDRIAYSTLTVGLTTVAVVVAPEPAPEGFWGGLVAGWNALLFFLGWVGVVLGVLLPWLLAALVVAMVVVAIVRVVRGGRARGADAAAEAADGDARVSGDPGDEARDGGPSGAEASDHGLVPRA
- a CDS encoding aldo/keto reductase; this encodes MTDAPLPVAPRLDLADGARIPQLGFGLYKVPAADATGLALAAVDAGYRHLDTAAFYANEAEVGRAVRETDVAREDLFITSKVWKDDNGFDATLRAFDASMARFGLDAIDLYLIHWPVPSTDLYVDTWRALVRLQAEGRVHSIGVSNFHVHHVDRIVAETGVAPAVNQVELHPWLPQRELRADHAARGVLVEAWSPLARGRVLDDPTLALIAARHDRSPAQVVLRWHMQQGVIAIPKASSPARLRENLDVFDFELDEVDLAAIAALESGERTGRDPDLD
- a CDS encoding acyl-CoA dehydrogenase family protein; this encodes MTATTPDAPETLLDDDLLERFRERAARYDRDNVFFDDDLAELQQVGYLRALVPTAHGGLGWGLDDAVRGQMRLAGAAPATALAVNMHLVWTAVAKILADRGDDTLAFVQREAGAGEVFGFGISEAGNDLMLFGSRTEADPQPDGGYRYTGRKIFTSLSPAWTRLGTMGLDTASADSPKLVYGFIDREDPDVKVLDDWNTLGMRASQSRTTVLDGAYAAPDRIVRRLDPGPNADPLVFGIFASFELLLASVYAGIGARALDLAVAAAHRRTSMKRDGAPYAHDPDIRWRIADAALAQDALEPQLLAVARDLDGLVDHGSKWFAKLVGVKIRSTETAKQVVDQAVRVTGGSSYFAGSEVGRLYRDVLAGIFHPSDDESAHSTVANAWLGPVPE